From Aspergillus fumigatus Af293 chromosome 5, whole genome shotgun sequence, a single genomic window includes:
- a CDS encoding SPX and EXS domain-containing protein produces the protein MKFAKELEQELVPEWRAKYLDYKTGKKKVKAIARAIQKTNRSPRHPSLRRTAIGPGDPTITPSGTLRSSPGQTSDNKRLEASNSFRSPSIPIRADAHATTSRSTPGQRDERQPLRVPGSRFSAVLGSYGSIIASPPQHGAASDLVSLELPDPALDPKDDMSYSPSADTIRRGVPKTPSPVMSRCDTNRSLSRDAASKSPAAKFAGSKGSLRNNLAGPSTTRASQILKRVFSHPDWGPPEKRAEADTPVSEVERREDEFFAFLDGELAKIESFYQMKEDEATQRLQVLRQQLHIMRDRRIQEILGTKSKSKKDEAHQSNGFGTLNALSAFHLKETLLGRGRIGKNSEALAQMNSPAALQAQNPEAVSGRRDFMRRPEDSQNDEVTYRFAKRKLKYALQEFYRGLELLKAYAYLNRTAFRKINKKYDKLVNARPTMRYMSERVNKAWFVQSEVVENLMAATEDLYARYLEHGNRKITISKLRHTTNKSGDYSPNTFRAGLLSMAGVLFGVQSLIYATRHLEHSDPSVQVQTSYLLQIYGGYFLIVLHFLLFCFDCMIWTKTKINYIFVFEYDTRHALDWRQLSELPCFFMFMLGLFMWLNFLTINSMYVYWPVVLIGLTTIILFLPARVLYHRSRKWWAYSNWRLLLAGLYPVEFRDFFLGDMYCSQTYAMGNIELFFCLYARHWNNAPQCNSSHSRLLGFFQCLPSIWRALQCLRRYGDTKNVFPHVVNFGKYMFGVIYYATLSMYRIEKMTRFQAPFVTFALLNAVYTSVWDLIMDWSLGNPYAKHPLLREVLAFRKVWVYYAAMVADVIIRFNWIYYAIFARDMQHSALLSFMVALSEIFRRGVWTIFRVENEHCTNVLLFRASRDVPLPYEVASPEVEADHPGEDVQLQDQHATTPLSAPADIEQGTPIPPGLTTHPRGLSRVGSLMATAHAQDFERRKRPDQLTGASATHGPTTTDDTSDEEEDDPVDSRQDTDTDEAMSERLSDANAQISPK, from the exons GTTCCTGAATGGCGTGCTAAATACCTGGATTACAAG ACCGGCAAGAAGAAAGTCAAAGCCATCGCCCGGGCAATTCAAAAGACCAATCGAAGTCCTCGGCATCCGTCTCTCAGACGTACAGCTATTGGACCTGGTGATCCGACTATTACACCCTCTGGCACGCTTCGCTCCTCACCAGGTCAAACCTCAGACAACAAGAGACTCGAAGCTTCCAACTCATTCCGCAGCCCGTCCATCCCGATCCGGGCCGATGCCCATGCGACGACGTCCAGATCGACTCCTGGCCAACGCGATGAACGTCAGCCCTTGCGAGTCCCAGGATCGCGTTTCTCCGCAGTCCTGGGAAGTTACGGCAGCATCATAGCGTCACCCCCACAACATGGCGCAGCTTCGGATTTGGTCTCTCTAGAGCTCCCTGACCCAGCACTCGATCCGAAGGATGATATGTCCTATTCGCCCTCAGCAGACACAATACGTCGAGGTGTACCGAAAACTCCATCGCCCGTGATGTCTCGGTGCGACACCAATCGAAGTCTGTCTCGTGATGCCGCCAGTAAAAGTCCTGCCGCAAAGTTCGCGGGGAGCAAGGGAAGCCTGAGAAACAATTTGGCAGGGCCTTCCACTACCAGGGCTTCTCAAATCCTTAAGCGTGTCTTCTCGCATCCAGACTGGGGACCGCCCGAGAAACGCGCGGAGGCTGACACTCCAGTATCAGAGGTCGAGCGACGAGAGGATGAATTTTTTGCGTTTCTGGACGGCGAACTCGCCAAGATCGAATCTTTCTACCagatgaaggaggatgaagccACCCAGCGCTTACAAGTCCTCCGACAACAGCTGCATATCATGCGAGATAGGCGGATACAAGAGATTTTGGGCACCAAATCAAAATCCAAAAAAGATGAAGCGCATCAGTCCAACGGGTTCGGCACACTGAATGCTCTCAGTGCCTTTCACCTGAAGGAAACATTGCTGGGGCGTGGCCGCATCGGGAAGAATTCCGAAGCGCTGGCGCAGATGAACTCCCCGGCCGCACTTCAAGCGCAGAATCCCGAGGCAGTCTCGGGTCGTAGAGACTTCATGCGCCGGCCAGAGGACTCACAGAACGATGAAGTCACCTATCGGTTTGCGAAACGGAAGCTGAAATATGCACTCCAAGAGTTCTACCGCGGCCTTGAGCTGTTGAAGGCGTATGCCTACCTCAATCGCACTGCCTTCcggaagatcaacaagaaaTATGACAAGCTGGTCAACGCACGCCCGACGATGAGGTATATGTCAGAGAGAGTTAACAAAGCATGGTTTGTTCAAAGTGAAGTCGTAGAGAACCTGATGGCTGCTACCGAAGACCTATATGCTCGCTATCTCGAGCATGGCAATCGCAAAATCACCATCTCCAAACTTCGCCATACGACCAACAAGTCAGGCGATTATTCTCCAAACACGTTCCGTGCCGGTCTTCTTTCAATGGCTGGTGTCTTGTTTGGCGTCCAGTCGTTGATCTACGCCACTCGGCACCTTGAGCACTCGGACCCTAGTGTACAGGTCCAAACCAGCTATCTACTTCAG ATATATGGCGGTTACTTTCTTATTGTccttcatttcctcctcttctgcttcgacTGCATGATCTGGACTAAGACCAAGATAAACTACATTTTTGTCTTTGAATATGACACGCGGCATGCTCTTGATTGGCGCCAGTTGTCCGAG CTACCTTGCTTCTTCATGTTCATGCTAGGCTTATTTATGTGGCTTAATTTCCTCACCATAAATTCCATGTATGTCTATTGGCCTGTTGTCCTGATCGGCCTCACAACGATTATTTTGTTCCTGCCCGCGCGTGTGTTATACCACAGAAGTCGAAAATGGTGGGCATATTCAAAC TGGCGTCTTCTGCTCGCTGGTTTATATCCTGTTGAGTTTCGCGATTTCTTCCTTGGCGATATGTATTGCTCGCAAACTTACGCTATGGGG AACATCGAGTTATTCTTCTGCCTTTACGCACGTCACTGGAACAATGCGCCACAATGCAATTCATCCCACTCCCGGCTCTTGGGATTCTTCCAGTGCTTACCATCGATTTGGCGAGCGTTGCAATGCCTCCGACGTTATGGAGATACGAAAAACGTATTTCCACATGTCGTGAATTTTGGCAAATACATGTTCGGAGTCATTTATTACGCCACGTTGAGCATGTACCGTATCGAGAAGATGACGCGGTTCCAGGCTCCCTTTGTCACTTTTGCTTTGCTCAACGCCGTCTATACCTCAGTTTGGGACTTGATTATGGACTGGAGTTTGGGCAATCCCTATGCCAAGCATCCACTATTGCGCGAAGTTCTGGCATTCCGAAAGGTTTGGGTCTACTACGCCGCAATGGTCGCCGATGTCATCATACGTTTCAACTGGATTTACTATGCTATTTTTGCCAGGGATATGCAACACTCAGCTTTACTGAGTTTTATGGTCGCCCTGTCTGAGATCTTTCGAAGGGGCGTCTGGACGATATTTCGCGTGGAAAACGAACATTGCACCAATGTCCTTCTTTTCCGAGCATCAAGGGATGTCCCTTTACCCTATGAAGTGGCCTCTCCCGAAGTCGAAGCGGACCATCCAGGAGAGGATGTGCAACTTCAGGATCAACACGCCACCACACCACTGTCCGCTCCTGCAGACATTGAACAGGGAACGCCAATTCCGCCAGGGCTGACTACTCATCCGCGCGGCCTCTCTCGCGTTGGTTCGCTTATGGCGACTGCTCACGCTCAAGACTTCGAGCGGAGGAAGCGTCCAGATCAACTGACTGGGGCTTCTGCAACCCACGGCCCGACAACAACCGACGACACaagcgacgaagaggaagatgatccGGTTGACTCTAGACAAGATACCGACACAGACGAAGCCATGTCAGAACGCTTGTCAGATGCAAATGCTCAAATCTCACCCAAGTAA